Proteins from one Triticum aestivum cultivar Chinese Spring chromosome 7A, IWGSC CS RefSeq v2.1, whole genome shotgun sequence genomic window:
- the LOC123153759 gene encoding uncharacterized protein: MAASVVATADTAGAAGATPASRSSEAPEAAGRMGSVGDEPARAVGGAIIAAVEAATVDVAGDGWIGAENIEPTVVVPKNWGRGDALAWAGRLRRAGRAPELAEPEAEAVMVAAATAALGPRPCLLSYPFSSTAGRWWARGRRRSGRRRRARAPHQAAEARWGGGAALQGCNSEAWRRRCPRAPHQAATSRRGGGAVLRGCSSEASRRRCARVPHQAAAARQEAHGEMKEEKMESRPGHGPQRRKLAGGERSRKRRESGQSICRTTDAALPFPSSNGPQREVEEEPQPTSRMLPPNTHLTMSWRIRLEIWYRMLLQERGAKVLN; the protein is encoded by the exons ATGGCGGCGTCAGTGGTAGCAACAGCGGACACCGCAGGAGCTGCGGGTGCCACACCCGCGAGCAGATCATCGGAGGCCCCCGAGGCCGCCGGCAGGATGGGGAGTGTCGGGGACGAACCAGCGAGGGCCGTGGGTGGCGCCATCATCGCGGCGGTGGAGGCCGCCACCGTCGACGTCGCGGGAGATGGCTGGATCGGAGCCGAGAACATCGAGCCAACGGTGGTGGTGCCGAAGAATTGGGGCCGCGGCGACGCACTGGCATGGGCGGGGAGATTGAGAAGGGCGGGGAGGGCCCCGGAGCTGGCGGAACCGGAGGCGGAAGCGGTCATGGTagctgcggcgacggcggcccTAGG CCCGCGACCCTGTCTTCTATCTTATCCCTTTTCCAGCACGGCGGGGCGGTGGTGGGCTCGCGGGAGACggcgctcggggaggcggcggcgcgctcggGCGCCGCATCAGGCGGCGGAAGCGAGGTGGGGAGGCGGCGCTGCGCTCCAAGGATGCAACAGCGAGGCGTGGAGGCGGCGGTGCCCTCGGGCGCCGCATCAGGCGGCGACATCGAGGCGGGGAGGCGGCGCTGTGCTCCGAGGATGCAGCAGCGAGGCGTCGAGGAGGCGCTGTGCTCGGGTGCCGCATCAGGCGGCGGCAGCGAGGCAGGAGGCGCACGGGGAGATGAAGGAGGAGAAAATGGAGAGCCGGCCGGGGCACGGACCACAGCGGCGCAAGCTTGCAGGGGGCGAGAGATCGAGGAAGAGGCGGGAGTCGGGTCAATCGATCTGTCGCACGACGGATGCTGCACTCCCTTTTCCATCTAGCAACGGGCCGCAGAGGGAGGTGGAAGAGGAGCCACAACCTACGAGCAGGATGCTGCCGCCTAATACGCATCTGACCATGAGCTGGAGGATAAG GTTGGAGATTTGGTATCGGATGCTGCTCCAAGAACGAGGGGCCAAGGTGCTGAACTAA